The genomic window AGCAAAGACCATGTCATAAGGGCCACCCAGGTTATCAGTAAGTATATTAAGTAAGGTTGCCTCATAGCCATGTTGCTGTAATAGTTTAATAAAATTTTTAGTTGCGTCCGTTCTTTTAACTTTATATCCTTGTGACTCTATATAATTAGCATCTCGACCCAAAGCGCTTCCAATTTCAAGAATGGAATCTTGTGTATTAATATAACTTAAAGCACTATCGATCCATACTTTCCGGTCACTACTTACAGTTGTAGGTGTATTCTGTACGTATTCCTGTATACAATTTTCATAAGTTTGAAGTGTTTTTGCATTACTGCTAGGTGATGTAATTAGAGTATCCATAGATACTATATTAAAGGCGATAGCAAGTAATATAAAAAAAGTTTTAGTGATATTCATAAGGGTATATCGTTTAAATAATTTAAATTAAAGCATGTTTAAAAGATCTAAGTATCACGTTACTTAATTTGCTTAGCCTTGTCTATAAACTCTAAAAGTATTTAAGCAAAAAGTAGGCAGCAAGCAAGTAACTCCTTTAGACTTGTTGTAATTTTAGGATAAGCTCTAAGTATATCCGTTAAGCTAAAAGATTAAAACGGATATACTTAGCAAATGATTAAAATAATAACTAGTTTGCTACATGCGTTCAGGGCTACTAATACCTAACAGGTCTAAGCATAATTTAAGCGTATTTCTAAGAATCGTTATAGTAAGCAATCTGCCACGACTTTGCTGTATATGGGCTTGATCAATTACTTTATGAGCGCCATAGTAACTATGAAACAGCTGCGCAAGCTCTAAAGCATAGTAAGTAAGTGTATGTGTTTGATAGTGTCTACTTATAGAAGTAAGCGTTGATGCTAGTGAGGCTATCTTTTTAAGAAGCAACTTTTCACTATCACTAATAAATACAGCATCAGCAGCTGTAATAGCAGTAAGCTCTGGTTGTTGAGCGGCTTTTTCTAAAATACTTGCAATACGAACGTAGGCATACTGAATGTAATAAACAGGATTTTCTTCGGTCTTTTTAAGCGCTAATTCAATATCAAAATCTAAGTGAGCGTCGGCTTTTCTATTTAAATAGAAAAAGCGGGCAACATCGACCCCTACGGTATCAATAACGTCTTCTAAAGTTACTATACGTCCTGCTCGTTTAGACATACGTAGTTGTTGGCCACTTTCTTTGAGAGTAACGAGTTGATACAAAATAATATCTAAGTCTGCTGGATTATAACCGAGTGCCTGCATAGCAGCTTTTAAACGTACTACATAACTATGATGATCTTGACCAAGCACCATAACTAATTTATTAAAGCCACGACCTATTTTATTGTTTAAATAAGCAATGTCGGCTGATACATAGGTAAGTTCACCAGAGCTTTTTCTTAGTACGCGATCTTTATCGTCACCAAAAGCAGTTGATGCAAACCAAAGAGCATCATCTTTTTGATAGATATGACCATGTTTTTGTAACGTATCAAGAGCTTGCTCTATGGAGCTATTATCATGTAACGTTTTTTCTGAAAACCATACATCAAAAGTAATACCATAGTTTTTAAGAGTGTCTTGGAGCTGCTGCAATAGATGTTCTTTAGCATAAGTGGCAAAAAAGCTATCAGGACGTTCAAGTACTTCTGGACCATGTTTTTCTATGCATTCTTGTGCTAATGATATCAAATACTCACCATGATAAGTATCTTCTGGAAGTTCTACGGTTAAACCTCCTTGTTGCTGACATCTTATTTTAAAAGATAGGCCAAGTTTCTGTATTTGTGACCCCGCGTCGTTAATATAGAATTCTTTGGTAACTACATGGCCTAAAAAATGCAAAACATTACCAAGCACATCGCCAATAATGCCGCCGCGACCGTGTCCTATGTGGAGTGGCCCGGTAGGATTAGCGCTTACAAACTCAACGTTATAATTATATCTTGGGGCATGGGCTTCAAGTTTAAAAAAGTCTTGATTGCCTTGCAGTAGTTGTCGCGCTATATGGTGAAGTGCATCTTGTGTTAAAAAAATATTAATAAAACCAGGCCCAGCAATTTCTATGCGTTCAATCCATTGATGGGTAAAATGTGCTTGAATTTCTTGAGCAATAGCACGTGGTTGCTGTTTGAGCTCTTTAGAAAGTACAAGTGCAGCATTAGTGGTAATATCACCAAACTGTTGCTTTTGTGCATCTATGTTTAAGTTTATTTCAAGATTTGATAAAGCAGTGCTATCAATGGGATAGGTAGCTTTAAGATAATTGTGTAATGTCGTTTGTAATTGACTAAGAGTATTCATAACTAAATAACTTTCAAGTGTGTGTAATATTACTTTTAGTTTACTACTTAGGCTGTTTTTTTGCTAGAAAAAGAGAGCCTTAACAGCAAGTTGCGCACTTAAAAATATACTTTTAGGCTTACTTGTGTTAAAATACTAGTAGACACTAAACTAAAAATAATATTAAAGTGAGAGTATGAAAACAGCAGTACTTCTTTCAGGTGGTGTTGACAGCTCTGTTGCTCTGAGACTACTCAAAGAACAGGGTCATAACGTTACCGCATTCTATTTAAAAATTTGGCTTGAAGATGAACTTTCTTTTCTAGGTACATGTCCTTGGCAAGAAGATCTTTCGTATGCTCAAGCTGTCTGTGATCAAGCAGGTGTTCCCTTAGAAGTTGTTTCATTGCAAAAAGAATACTGGGACGAAGTTGTATCCTATACTATTGCTGAAATTAAATCTGGAAGAACCCCTAATCCCGATATTTTATGTAATCAGCGAGTTAAGTTTGGTGCATTTTATAAAAAAATTGATGAGAGCTTTGACTTTGTAGCCACTGGTCATTATGCCAAGCGTATCGATGTTGCTGGGCAAGCATTGCTTTATAGAGCTCCTGACGCAATAAAAGATCAGACCTATTTTTTATCCCATATAAGCCAAGCACAACTTAAACGAGCTTTATTTCCTTTAGGTCATTTAGATAAGTCACAAGTGCGTGAGCTTGCAGTGGCTTATAATTTGCCTAACAAGCAACGCAAAGATAGCCAAGGCATTTGCTTTTTAGGAAAAATAAAGTTTTCTGATTTTGTTAAGCACCATTTAGGCGAACGTGAAGGTGCTCTTGTAGAATTTGAAACAGGTAAACAGTTGGGCGTACATAAAGGATTTTGGTACTATACCATAGGTCAGCGTCAAGGCATAGGCCTTGCAGGGGGCCCTTGGTATGTTACAGCCAAAGACACTGCTACCAACTGCGTATATATTTCACGTAATTATTATTGCCAAGAAAAAGAACGTGATACATTTATTATAGAAGCTGGAAATTGGATAACATCGCCACCGCAAGTTGATAAGCAGTTACACGTTAAAATGCGTCATGGTCCACTGCTCAACGAATGTACAGTGGAGCCTGTGGGTGTTGATGCTTATCGCATTACACTAATGGAAAGAGATCAAGGCATTGCCCCTGGTCAATTTGCTGTTCTTTATGAAGGCGAACAGTGTTTAGGTGGAGGGGTAATAACCCAAACAGTATGATACAAAAAAAAGAAAAACAACAGTGGTGCACGGTAACCCCCTCAACGCTTATTACTTTACTACGTATGGTATTAGTGCCCTTTATAGGGATCTTTATGGTGCGTGAGCACTGGGGTGTTGCTTATGGCTTATTTTTATTTGCAGCAGCTACGGATGTGCTTGATGGAGCTCTTGCCCGTTATTTACACCAAGAAACGAAGCTTGGTGCTTATCTTGACCCCTTAGCTGATAAACTATTGGTTGTTAGTTGCTATGCAGGTCTTGCGTTTGTCCATACACCTCTTTTTAAAATACCGCTCTGGTTCTTTGCCGTTATGTTGGTGAAAGAGCTTTGCTTAATTGCAGGGGCTGTTTACTTGGGTTTGATTAAAAAAATTATAGTTATTAAGCCGGCCATTTTAGGAAAGATTACCACGTTTGCACAAGTTGTTTTTGTCTGGTGGCTTTTTACGAGTGCTTATTTTGGGTATGTCTCTCAACCGATATTTAATATTTTTATCTTTGTTTTAACCTTATTAATGGTAGTAACCTTTGGTTATTATGTCTTTAAAGCTTATGCAAGTTATACGCTTGCTGCATATTCTAAAAAATACAAAGGGTGATGGTATGTTTTTTAAAAAAATAAACAAAACAATTATAGCTTTAAGCCTGCTTGCATTGTCAGCAGGAGTATATGTGTGCTTAGCTGAAAGCTTTTTAGCTGCACCTGTAGCTCGTAAACGTACGGCAGGACAAATAAAACAAGAAGCTATGGAACTATATGCTGATATTTTGCTTTCTACAAGTAAAAATATAGAAACATCCGCTTATCTGCAGCAACAGCTCTGTGCTCGTATACAAGAAATTGCTGAAAACAATAAGCAAGGCATTTTTGTTTCTTTACAGTACAATGACATGGAAAAATGTGTGCAAGAGCTTAAAAATATCCAAGCTCAACAAGAGAAAAGTGCACATGCTCTTAAACAAGCCATACAACTTGTTCAAACTGGGTATGCTAAAAAATAATACTTAGTTGTTCTGGTGGGTAGCGAGTTTTTTTTAAAGCTATTTGTGGTATACTAAAGAGTAATCACTAACTAGTATAAAAATATATTTGATTGAAAGGGCTGTAGTGGCAAGTTTTAATAAAGTTATTATGGTGGGTAATCTTACAAGAGACCCTGAATATAAGCAACAACCAAGTGGTCAAGCAGTATGCCGTTTAAGCATAGCTTCTAATAGATCATACAAAAACAAACAAACAGGCATGCTTGTGCAAGACGTATGTTATATTGATGTCGATGTATGGGGACCACAAGCTGAAAATTGCCGTCAGTATTTACAAAAAGGTCGTTCAGTGCTTATTGAAGGACGTCTTAAACTTGATGTGTGGCAAGCACCTGATGGTCAGACGCGCCGTCGCCATGTGATAGTTTCGGAAAGTGTAGTTTTCTTAGGTTCTGGACAACAAGCTGAATCAGGCGATGAAGCTGGTCAACCACAGCAACAACGTAGCAACAGTAATCCTTCACGCTCTAAGGGTCTTTTAGACTCAGGGGCGAGTGACGACTTTGCAGGTGAATCGTTATTTAAAGATGAGCCACCATTTGAAGACGATCTGCCATTCTAAAAGTATATATATGCTAAAGGGAGCCTTGGGGCTCTCTTTTTTTTATGCTTATCAAACAGAAAAACAGTAAAGAGTATTGACTTTTACAAATACAATTTGCAATTATTATAAAGAAGTGATAGTTGTTCAAGTACAGTTTTGTTAAAAGGAATACACATGCTGGGTGTTAAAAAAAGTAGAGTAGTAGTTTTCGTATCTTTGTTAAGCTATTCTGCTTATATGCATTCAGCTAATGGGTATGATACAGTAACTGATCTTTCACTTGATCTTTGGGCTCAAGTAGATTTAGTTCGCTCAATTAATACTACGCATTGCCAAAAAGAAGCGTTTATAGAGCAAATAGCACAAGAAACTTTAGCATTATATGCTCAAGTTGCAGAGCTACCTAGTCAATTGGATCTGCTTGAGTCACGTATTGCTTTAGTAACACTACTTACTAATGTGTGTCAGCATATTGAGGAAGTGTTTGAAGAAATATCTCATCCAGCTTTAACTACTACTTTATATGTACTAAGTACCATAACTACCAATCTAAAAGCACCAGCTCAGAGAACAAGCTAAGTAGGCTCCCAGGGTATTAGTCTGGAAAACTCTTTTTCCTGTTAAATGGCGATTGTAAATAAGGCTAATAGTAGGGTAGCATGAGCATTCGTACCGTATAAAATCATATTCAATAAGTAAATGCACAAGTGATCGTGACCATCCTTTAATAAGCGGTATGGCAAGTGATTTACTAGTACAATTATGCTTAGATAGTTTGTTTTGTTGCTCATAAGTAAATGCTAAAGAAAAAGAGAGCCCTTTGTATATATGATCTGCTTTGCCATATGCTCCAATACGCCATACATTACCAATGGATCTGTTTTTTTTAGGAAATATAATGCCGTCAGCGTGAATTCCTGCGGTAAGCCAGTCGTACATGCCAGCTGATAAAGTAGCAGATCCTACAATTCCCCAGGTATTATTATACCCTAATGGTATGCCTAAAGGGTTATTAGTGCATGGTCGATTACTTGTAGGTAATAAAGCGCCTGCTTTAAGAGTAGTATCTATAAAATCTAAGACTGTAGTATTTTCGTTGTTATAGGTCCAGCCTATCAAAGCAGTGCTATCGATAAGTTGGGTGCGGCGGCATTGTGAGGTAATAGCAGTAGAGCATAAAGAAGTATGTTCTTGAGAGCACTGGGCTGAACATTCATGGCAGGTACCTTTAAAACTTGGTCTTATTTGAACAACGGTAAAAGGCACAGAAATTTCTGTAAAAATACCGCCACAAAAGTTTTGGGTATAATGAGAATCTATTTCAAAAACATCGATTCTACCATCAGTGAGATTTTGTTTTTCAGAAAGTATGCTTAGTAAAGGCACTTTGCGTCCACAGTTGTCACGACTTATGCATGTTGATCCTCCCGTAAGCTCAACAGCAAAGGTACTTAAAAGTTGACGTTCAAAACGAGGCTCATCCCAAAATGATGATGCTCGATAAAAGTAACTACTGTTAAAAGCTTGCGTGGTAGTAACACTAAAAATTACAAACACCAAAGTGGTATATTTTTTTAATATATGCAACAAAATCATTATGTTTAATCCTTGGCAAATGTGGTAACTCTACTTAAGTTATATACTACTTGTTTGCCAAAGAAAACATATTCTTAAAAAATATGTAGAGAAAAATCTTGAACTACTTAAAACGTTTCATAATCATCGTCATTTTCTTCAATGATACAGGGGATATTCTCATCAAGTAGACAAGGTTGCTGGTCTTCTAGTAAATCATCGCCTGAGAGGTCCATAGGGTGTACCGATCCTGCACTTCGCTCCATCTGAGCATTGGCAATATGATTAGGTTGATAAGTAATAGACTCATCGTAAAATTCATTGACACTTTCAATAATATCATTATTAAGACCTACCATAAAAG from Candidatus Dependentiae bacterium includes these protein-coding regions:
- a CDS encoding methyltransferase domain-containing protein — protein: MNITKTFFILLAIAFNIVSMDTLITSPSSNAKTLQTYENCIQEYVQNTPTTVSSDRKVWIDSALSYINTQDSILEIGSALGRDANYIESQGYKVKRTDATKNFIKLLQQHGYEATLLNILTDNLGGPYDMVFASAVLIHLNPEEFKKCLSKMYNSLQHEGILAFSVKQGTGEEWSEREIGGPRYFCYWLPNDLQELLLKNKFKIIDIKLNNQWIFVITKKI
- a CDS encoding arginine--tRNA ligase; this encodes MNTLSQLQTTLHNYLKATYPIDSTALSNLEINLNIDAQKQQFGDITTNAALVLSKELKQQPRAIAQEIQAHFTHQWIERIEIAGPGFINIFLTQDALHHIARQLLQGNQDFFKLEAHAPRYNYNVEFVSANPTGPLHIGHGRGGIIGDVLGNVLHFLGHVVTKEFYINDAGSQIQKLGLSFKIRCQQQGGLTVELPEDTYHGEYLISLAQECIEKHGPEVLERPDSFFATYAKEHLLQQLQDTLKNYGITFDVWFSEKTLHDNSSIEQALDTLQKHGHIYQKDDALWFASTAFGDDKDRVLRKSSGELTYVSADIAYLNNKIGRGFNKLVMVLGQDHHSYVVRLKAAMQALGYNPADLDIILYQLVTLKESGQQLRMSKRAGRIVTLEDVIDTVGVDVARFFYLNRKADAHLDFDIELALKKTEENPVYYIQYAYVRIASILEKAAQQPELTAITAADAVFISDSEKLLLKKIASLASTLTSISRHYQTHTLTYYALELAQLFHSYYGAHKVIDQAHIQQSRGRLLTITILRNTLKLCLDLLGISSPERM
- the mnmA gene encoding tRNA 2-thiouridine(34) synthase MnmA; the encoded protein is MKTAVLLSGGVDSSVALRLLKEQGHNVTAFYLKIWLEDELSFLGTCPWQEDLSYAQAVCDQAGVPLEVVSLQKEYWDEVVSYTIAEIKSGRTPNPDILCNQRVKFGAFYKKIDESFDFVATGHYAKRIDVAGQALLYRAPDAIKDQTYFLSHISQAQLKRALFPLGHLDKSQVRELAVAYNLPNKQRKDSQGICFLGKIKFSDFVKHHLGEREGALVEFETGKQLGVHKGFWYYTIGQRQGIGLAGGPWYVTAKDTATNCVYISRNYYCQEKERDTFIIEAGNWITSPPQVDKQLHVKMRHGPLLNECTVEPVGVDAYRITLMERDQGIAPGQFAVLYEGEQCLGGGVITQTV
- a CDS encoding CDP-alcohol phosphatidyltransferase family protein, with the protein product MIQKKEKQQWCTVTPSTLITLLRMVLVPFIGIFMVREHWGVAYGLFLFAAATDVLDGALARYLHQETKLGAYLDPLADKLLVVSCYAGLAFVHTPLFKIPLWFFAVMLVKELCLIAGAVYLGLIKKIIVIKPAILGKITTFAQVVFVWWLFTSAYFGYVSQPIFNIFIFVLTLLMVVTFGYYVFKAYASYTLAAYSKKYKG
- the ssb gene encoding single-stranded DNA-binding protein, with product MASFNKVIMVGNLTRDPEYKQQPSGQAVCRLSIASNRSYKNKQTGMLVQDVCYIDVDVWGPQAENCRQYLQKGRSVLIEGRLKLDVWQAPDGQTRRRHVIVSESVVFLGSGQQAESGDEAGQPQQQRSNSNPSRSKGLLDSGASDDFAGESLFKDEPPFEDDLPF